A genomic window from Calditrichia bacterium includes:
- a CDS encoding HAMP domain-containing histidine kinase — GIPQKQLEKIFEPLYSTKAFGIGLGLPIVKQIVESHSGTITINSITGKGTTVNISLPVYQNEKKENVGRKRIELP; from the coding sequence GGCATTCCCCAAAAACAGCTCGAGAAAATTTTTGAACCGTTGTATAGCACCAAAGCTTTTGGTATCGGTTTGGGCTTGCCGATCGTTAAACAAATTGTCGAAAGCCACAGCGGAACAATAACGATCAATAGCATCACGGGAAAAGGAACAACCGTTAATATTAGTTTACCTGTTTATCAAAACGAGAAAAAAGAGAATGTGGGCAGAAAGAGGATTGAATTACCGTAA